One part of the Haliotis asinina isolate JCU_RB_2024 chromosome 2, JCU_Hal_asi_v2, whole genome shotgun sequence genome encodes these proteins:
- the LOC137272035 gene encoding carbohydrate sulfotransferase 8-like, whose protein sequence is MGPNPQRELRDLKSPLTQSPLMKTALERRFAHRRQILKEACDQFGEKQFQTNVNRPLKYDRKTSQPRYSMCMIPKIGSAFWRHVYTAYRKTVHKSKTEEAYDISIEYDRGTALRLSNTMFAFVRDPYMRLFSGYVDKLFFINPSFWKKVGKYVVRYNASHAKSSRGGHEVTFAELVNYMIYCHENKKDIDSHFKPISQHCRFCEIDYTYIGKMETFKDDVVYMSDVMGMLNYTITKETILKFSFHAKPDTIYRQGRHVFNGSRVEMEGFGVSLIEGLRRTWKTWQIRGIISIELPFPLRANDTNITFERFNDLAQKAYKASKPSILQEARDRALRQAYSSLTYDTKVRLMKMFEPEFKMFEYDPMPAFVFGEYRKEDNIDFFYNKYSKQ, encoded by the exons ATGGGTCCCAATCCACAAAGg GAGCTGAGAGACCTCAAATCACCTCTGACACAAAGTCCGCTAATGAAGACTGCTCTTGAACGAAGATTTGCTCATAGGAGACAAATTTTGAAAGAGGCCTGTGACCAGTTCGGGGAAAAACAATTCCAAACAAATGTCAACAGACCCCTGAAGTATGATCGCAAAACCAGCCAGCCAAGATATTCCATGTGCATGATACCAAAGATTGGTAGTGCCTTCTGGAGACATGTTTATACTGCATATAGGAAAACCGTTCACAAGTCAAAAACTGAGGAAGCATATGATATTTCCATTGAATATGATCGCGGCACGGCGCTCAGACTATCTaacacaatgtttgcgtttgtTAGAGATCCGTACATGAGATTGTTTTCGGGATATGTTGATAAACTTTTCTTTATTAATCCTTCATTCTGGAAAAAAGTGGGAAAATATGTTGTTCGTTATAACGCTTCCCATGCTAAAAGCTCACGTGGCGGTCACGAAGTTACATTTGCAGAATTGGTGAATTACATGATTTACTGCCATGAAAACAAAAAGGACATCGACAGCCATTTTAAACCAATCAGTCAACACTGTAGGTTTTGTGAGATTGACTATACGTACATTGGAAAGATGGAGACGTTTAAAGATGACGTTGTCTATATGAGTGACGTCATGGGGATGCTCAACTATACCATCACCAAAGAGACTATACTAAAATTCTCTTTCCATGCTAAACCGGACACCATTTACAGACAAGGTCGTCATGTTTTCAATGGATCGCGGGTGGAAATGGAAGGATTCGGTGTGTCACTTATTGAAGGACTCAGGAGAACCTGGAAAACGTGGCAGATTCGAGGAATTATATCAATAGAGCTTCCATTTCCTTTGCGAGCAAATGATACCAACATAACATTCGAACGTTTCAATGACCTAGCACAAAAAGCATACAAGGCGTCAAAGCCCAGTATTCTACAAGAGGCGAGAGACAGAGCACTGAGACAGGCATATAGCTCACTGACCTATGATACTAAGGTCAGACTGATGAAGATGTTTGAACCTGAATTTAAGATGTTTGAATATGACCCTATGCCTGCTTTCGTGTTTGGGGAATATCGGAAAGAAGACAATATAGATTTTTTTTATAACAAATACTCAAAACAGTAA
- the LOC137272036 gene encoding carbohydrate sulfotransferase 12-like, with protein sequence MVSNPDADPDIQCLQELRDHKSHLTQSPLMKAHLERRFAHRRKILKEACNQFGNKQFPPHIKRSLTYGHKTSQPRYSMCMIPKIGSAFWRQVNTAYRKTVHKSVTKEAYDISIEYDRGSALKLSNTMLTFVRDPYMRLFSGYVDKLFYINPSFWNTLGRSVIRYNASHTKSSRGGHEVTFAELVNYVIYCHENKKDIDSHFKPISQHCRFCEIDYTYIGKMETFKDDVVYMGDVMGMLNSTTIGESILKYCFHGRSETIYRLGRLVFYETRGAMERSGVSLIEGLRRTWKTWQIRGIISIELPFPLRANDTNITFERFNDLAQKAYKASKPSILQEARDRALRQAYSSLTYDTKVRLMREFEPEFKMFEYDPMPDFVFGEYRNEENIDLFS encoded by the coding sequence ATGGTATCTAACCCTGACGCTGACCCTGATATCCAATGTTTGCAGGAGCTGAGAGACCACAAATCACATCTGACTCAAAGCCCGCTGATGAAGGCTCACCTTGAACGAAGATTTGCTCATAGGAGAAAAATTCTGAAAGAGGCCTGCAATCAGTTCGGGAATAAACAATTCCCCCCACATATCAAGAGATCCCTAACGTACGGTCACAAAACCAGCCAGCCAAGATATTCCATGTGCATGATACCAAAGATTGGTAGTGCCTTCTGGAGACAGGTGAATACCGCATATAGGAAAACCGTTCACAAGTCAGTAACTAAGGAAGCATATGATATTTCCATTGAATATGATCGCGGCTCGGCGCTCAAACTATCTAACACAATGTTGACATTTGTAAGAGATCCGTACATGAGATTGTTTTCGGGATATGTTGATAAACTCTTCTATATTAACCCTTCGTTCTGGAACACCCTGGGAAGGTCTGTCATTCGTTATAACGCTTCCCATACTAAAAGCTCACGTGGCGGTCACGAAGTTACATTTGCAGAGTTGGTGAATTACGTGATTTACTGCCATGAAAACAAAAAGGACATCGACAGCCATTTTAAACCAATCAGTCAACACTGTAGGTTTTGTGAGATTGATTATACGTACATTGGAAAGATGGAGACGTTTAAAGATGACGTGGTCTATATGGGTGACGTCATGGGGATGCTAAACTCAACGACTATCGGGGAGAGTAtactaaaatattgttttcatggTAGGTCGGAGACGATTTACAGACTGGGTCGTCTTGTTTTTTATGAGACACGGGGAGCCATGGAAAGGTCCGGTGTGTCACTTATTGAAGGACTCAGGAGAACCTGGAAAACATGGCAGATTCGGGGAATTATATCAATAGAGCTTCCATTTCCTTTGCGAGCAAATGATACCAACATAACATTCGAACGTTTCAATGACCTAGCACAAAAAGCATACAAGGCGTCAAAGCCCAGTATTCTACAAGAGGCGAGAGACAGAGCATTGAGACAGGCATATAGCTCACTGACCTATGATACTAAGGTCAGACTGATGAGGGAGTTTGAACCTGAGTTTAAGATGTTTGAATATGACCCTATGCCGGACTTCGTGTTTGGGGAATATCGGAATGAAGAAAATATAGAtcttttttcataa